A single genomic interval of Agromyces cerinus harbors:
- a CDS encoding PHP domain-containing protein, translated as MPEATVVAGQADLHTHSTVSDGTEAPAELMRQAARAGLWGVALTDHDTTSGWAEAAAAVPETGVALIPGMELSTREGYTSVHMLAYLIDPLDEALIAETAHIRESRFTRAEAIVRSIGRDYPLTWDDVLAQTVEGTTIGRPHIADALVARGHAATRSAAFDGILHPRAGYARPHYAPDPLTGVRLIREAGGVPVLAHPGTRGAERVIPPERLEQLVEAGLFGLEIDHPENREDAKPRLRALASRFGLRITGSSDYHGTGKPNRLGECRTAPDVVEAIIAEGRGSAPVLP; from the coding sequence ATGCCAGAAGCCACCGTCGTCGCGGGCCAAGCCGACCTGCACACGCACTCGACGGTCTCCGACGGCACCGAGGCTCCCGCCGAGCTCATGCGGCAGGCGGCGCGCGCCGGCCTCTGGGGAGTCGCGCTCACCGATCACGACACGACCAGCGGATGGGCCGAGGCCGCCGCGGCCGTGCCCGAGACGGGTGTCGCCCTCATCCCCGGCATGGAGCTCTCGACCCGCGAGGGCTACACGAGCGTGCACATGCTCGCCTATCTGATCGACCCACTCGACGAGGCGCTCATCGCCGAGACCGCGCACATCCGCGAGTCGCGGTTCACCCGCGCCGAGGCGATCGTGCGCAGCATCGGACGCGACTACCCCCTCACCTGGGACGACGTGCTCGCCCAGACGGTCGAGGGCACGACGATCGGTCGCCCGCACATCGCCGACGCGCTCGTCGCCCGCGGCCACGCCGCCACGCGCTCGGCCGCGTTCGACGGCATCCTGCACCCGCGCGCGGGCTACGCGCGACCGCACTACGCGCCCGATCCGCTCACGGGCGTGCGGCTCATTCGCGAAGCCGGCGGGGTGCCCGTGCTCGCGCACCCGGGCACGCGCGGCGCCGAGCGCGTGATTCCGCCCGAACGCCTCGAGCAGCTCGTCGAGGCCGGTCTCTTCGGGCTCGAGATCGACCACCCCGAGAACCGCGAGGATGCGAAGCCGCGACTGCGTGCGCTCGCCTCGCGCTTCGGGCTGCGCATCACCGGCTCGAGCGACTATCACGGCACCGGCAAGCCGAACCGGCTCGGCGAGTGCCGCACGGCGCCCGACGTCGTCGAGGCGATCATCGCCGAAGGGCGCGGGTCGGCGCCGGTGCTGCCGTAG
- a CDS encoding endonuclease/exonuclease/phosphatase family protein, whose translation MLPRILGWAIVLGTAAVALVLLWPQAFGLQNQWVAAHVVALRGTAAAGGILALILFLLLALARPIRVFAFAMAVVFALFAAGNVAVLTARGFGGSTAESGPDSVTVLSWNTLGEVPEASTIADLALERGADIVVLPETTEPMGEEVAIAMREGGSPMWVHTAAYDDIAKARSTTILISPDLGDYDVITPEVPGPPGNTNTVPSVVADPVDGDGPRIVAVHAVAPIRWELRNWRSDLDWLAEQCAGDDVIMAGDFNATVDHFAGHGIDGGDMGQCADAAAQAGAAGLGTWPTDVPPFFGSPIDHVMATPNWSVEAFEVLEGFDDAGSDHRPIVSTLVEVD comes from the coding sequence ATGCTCCCCCGCATCCTCGGCTGGGCCATCGTGCTCGGCACCGCAGCCGTCGCGCTCGTGCTCCTGTGGCCGCAGGCCTTCGGGCTGCAGAACCAGTGGGTGGCCGCGCACGTCGTCGCCCTGCGCGGCACCGCGGCAGCCGGCGGCATCCTCGCGCTGATCCTCTTCCTGCTGCTCGCCCTCGCGCGGCCGATCCGAGTCTTCGCCTTCGCGATGGCCGTCGTGTTCGCGCTCTTCGCGGCGGGCAACGTCGCGGTGCTGACCGCTCGCGGCTTCGGCGGTTCGACCGCCGAGTCCGGCCCCGACTCCGTGACGGTGCTCTCGTGGAACACCCTCGGCGAGGTGCCCGAGGCGTCGACGATCGCCGACCTCGCCCTCGAGCGCGGAGCCGACATCGTCGTGCTGCCCGAGACCACCGAGCCGATGGGCGAAGAGGTCGCGATCGCGATGCGCGAGGGCGGCAGCCCGATGTGGGTGCACACGGCCGCCTACGACGACATCGCGAAGGCCCGCTCCACGACGATCCTGATCAGCCCCGACCTCGGCGACTACGACGTGATCACGCCCGAGGTCCCGGGCCCGCCCGGCAACACGAACACGGTGCCGAGCGTCGTGGCCGACCCGGTCGACGGCGACGGGCCCCGCATCGTCGCCGTGCACGCCGTCGCGCCCATCCGCTGGGAGCTGCGCAACTGGCGCAGCGACCTCGACTGGCTCGCCGAGCAGTGCGCCGGCGACGACGTCATCATGGCGGGCGACTTCAACGCCACGGTCGATCACTTCGCCGGTCATGGCATCGACGGCGGCGACATGGGCCAGTGCGCGGATGCCGCGGCGCAGGCCGGTGCCGCCGGTCTCGGCACCTGGCCCACCGACGTGCCCCCGTTCTTCGGCAGCCCGATCGACCACGTGATGGCGACCCCGAACTGGAGCGTCGAGGCGTTCGAGGTGCTCGAGGGCTTCGACGACGCCGGCAGCGATCACCGGCCGATCGTCTCGACCCTCGTCGAGGTCGACTGA
- a CDS encoding TIGR02611 family protein → MVTRDEIDREIAEGERPDRPIMRMLRAIRRRIERRPGLRRAYRVAVAVLGGMIATVGLLLVPLPGPGWLIVFLGLAILGTEFAWAKRVAAFAKRQLARFWAWWQARRAARPVAGA, encoded by the coding sequence ATGGTGACGAGGGACGAGATCGATCGAGAGATCGCCGAGGGCGAGCGACCTGATCGGCCGATCATGCGGATGCTCCGCGCCATCCGTCGCCGCATCGAACGCAGGCCCGGCCTGCGCCGTGCCTACCGCGTGGCCGTGGCCGTGCTCGGCGGCATGATCGCGACCGTGGGACTGCTGCTCGTGCCGCTGCCCGGGCCCGGGTGGCTCATCGTCTTCCTCGGCCTCGCCATTCTCGGCACCGAGTTCGCGTGGGCGAAGCGGGTCGCCGCGTTCGCCAAGCGCCAGCTCGCCCGTTTCTGGGCGTGGTGGCAGGCGCGCCGGGCCGCTCGCCCCGTTGCCGGCGCCTGA
- a CDS encoding aminopeptidase P family protein — MANTSDTSTTETAAPATTASEETVRDANRSTTPGSEGFKNFIGSGWAERDETLPQAREQASFAAARRAKVSAAFTGQRLIVPAGDMKQRANDTDYPFRAHSAFAHLTGWGSDAEPGAVLVFEPTTDGHEATVYFRERAGRDSEEFYANPAIGEFWIGARPSLAHVAADLDLATRGLEEFDRVIDAVDSATLVLREADASVTERVDHARIRFAAEQALSTNASDAPFSIEVGGSHEPDAGLARVLSELRLVKDAFEIAEMRAAIDATQRGFTEVIGELPRITAEVRGERVIEGVFATRARLDGNDVGYDSIAAAGPHATILHWTRNDGPVVPGDLVLLDAGVEMDSYYTADITRTFPVNGTFSEVQRKIYEAVLEAADAAFAIVKPGIVFREVHAAAMQVIARKTAEWGFLPVSAEESLQPDNQFHRRYMVHGTSHHLGLDVHDCAQARREMYMDGVVEAGMVFTIEPGLYFQPDDLTVPAEFRGIGVRIEDDILVTDDGAENLSAGIPRTADEVEAWVRGGAR; from the coding sequence ATGGCCAACACCAGCGACACCTCCACGACCGAGACGGCGGCTCCGGCCACGACCGCGAGCGAGGAGACGGTGCGCGACGCGAACCGCTCGACCACGCCCGGCTCGGAGGGCTTCAAGAACTTCATCGGCAGCGGTTGGGCCGAGCGCGACGAGACGCTGCCGCAGGCTCGTGAGCAGGCATCCTTCGCGGCCGCACGCCGGGCGAAGGTCTCGGCGGCGTTCACCGGCCAGCGCCTCATCGTGCCCGCGGGCGACATGAAGCAGCGCGCCAACGACACCGACTACCCGTTCCGCGCGCACTCGGCGTTCGCACACCTGACCGGCTGGGGTTCCGATGCCGAGCCCGGCGCCGTGCTCGTCTTCGAGCCGACGACCGACGGCCACGAGGCGACCGTCTACTTCCGTGAGCGCGCCGGGCGCGACTCCGAGGAGTTCTACGCGAACCCCGCGATCGGCGAGTTCTGGATCGGCGCGCGCCCCTCGCTCGCGCACGTCGCCGCAGATCTCGACCTCGCGACCCGCGGGCTCGAGGAGTTCGACCGGGTCATCGACGCCGTCGACTCGGCGACCCTCGTGCTGCGCGAGGCCGACGCATCCGTCACCGAGCGCGTCGACCACGCCCGCATCCGCTTCGCCGCCGAGCAGGCGCTGTCGACGAACGCCTCCGACGCCCCGTTCTCGATCGAGGTCGGCGGCTCGCACGAGCCCGACGCCGGACTCGCCCGCGTGCTCTCCGAACTGCGTCTCGTGAAGGACGCGTTCGAGATCGCCGAGATGCGTGCCGCCATCGACGCGACGCAGCGCGGCTTCACCGAGGTCATCGGCGAGCTCCCCCGCATCACCGCAGAGGTGCGCGGCGAGCGCGTCATCGAGGGCGTCTTCGCGACCCGTGCCCGCCTCGACGGCAACGACGTCGGCTACGACTCGATCGCCGCCGCCGGCCCGCACGCCACGATCCTGCACTGGACCCGCAACGACGGCCCAGTCGTGCCCGGCGACCTCGTGCTGCTCGACGCCGGCGTCGAGATGGACAGCTACTACACGGCCGACATCACCCGCACCTTCCCGGTGAACGGCACGTTCTCCGAGGTGCAGCGCAAGATCTACGAGGCCGTGCTCGAGGCAGCCGACGCCGCGTTCGCGATCGTGAAGCCCGGCATCGTGTTCCGCGAGGTGCACGCGGCCGCGATGCAGGTCATCGCCCGCAAGACCGCCGAGTGGGGCTTCCTGCCCGTTTCGGCTGAAGAGTCGCTCCAGCCCGACAACCAGTTCCACCGCCGCTACATGGTGCACGGCACCAGCCACCACCTCGGTCTCGACGTGCACGACTGCGCGCAGGCGCGGCGCGAGATGTACATGGACGGCGTCGTCGAGGCCGGCATGGTCTTCACGATCGAGCCGGGCCTCTACTTCCAGCCCGACGACCTCACCGTGCCCGCGGAGTTCCGCGGCATCGGCGTGCGCATCGAAGACGACATCCTCGTCACCGATGACGGCGCCGAGAACCTCTCGGCCGGCATCCCCCGCACGGCCGACGAGGTCGAGGCGTGGGTGCGCGGCGGCGCACGGTAA